In Haloplanus rubicundus, one DNA window encodes the following:
- a CDS encoding class I SAM-dependent methyltransferase → MTDDRERWNEKYSTDEEFELPDDPIPELARRVDTLPTGRALDVATGTGRNARFLASEGYDVDAVDVSDEALDRAAQAADREGVDVNWIRSDIDDFGFEEGAYDVITVSFFAALERLPDLIAALAPGGVLVYEHHLRSSDPIEIGPSDRYRYPSNHLLHACLDLTILHYEERTRLDDEGRTQAVATLVGRQSTGGAQSYPQLSD, encoded by the coding sequence GTGACCGACGACCGCGAGCGCTGGAACGAGAAGTACAGCACGGACGAGGAGTTCGAGTTGCCCGACGACCCGATTCCGGAACTGGCTCGGCGGGTCGACACGCTCCCGACGGGGCGGGCGCTCGACGTGGCGACGGGGACGGGGCGGAACGCCCGCTTCCTGGCGAGCGAGGGGTACGACGTGGACGCCGTCGACGTCTCCGACGAAGCGCTCGATCGCGCCGCGCAAGCGGCCGACCGCGAGGGCGTCGACGTGAACTGGATCCGCTCGGACATCGACGACTTCGGGTTCGAGGAGGGCGCGTACGACGTGATCACAGTGAGTTTCTTCGCCGCGCTGGAGCGGCTCCCGGACCTGATCGCGGCGCTCGCGCCGGGTGGCGTCCTCGTTTACGAACACCACCTCCGGTCGAGCGATCCCATCGAAATCGGGCCGTCGGATCGCTACCGCTACCCGTCGAATCACCTGCTCCACGCCTGTCTCGATCTGACGATCCTGCACTACGAGGAACGGACGCGACTCGACGACGAGGGGCGGACGCAGGCGGTGGCGACGCTGGTCGGGCGGCAGTCGACGGGAGGGGCGCAGTCGTATCCGCAGCTGTCGGACTAG
- a CDS encoding DMT family transporter produces the protein MSLGRYRNAGLFVLLGVLFGSSFVAIKAGLDALPPVFFAALRFDVAAPLLLVYAAVRYDDWVPRTRPDVASLVVGAVTIVAANNGLLFLGQRTITPAAASVMYGLNPLLSPAFAFLLLGQRLDVRGIVGILLGLVGVVVIVQPSPETITSGSTVGQLYVLAAAAVIALGSVLTRRIEATIESIPMTAWAMALGAVLLHAWSLAIGESVAGTAPTPTIVAAILVVAIPSTAAAYPIYFTLIRRIGPVRTNLVAYVVPIVAALTGWLLLGEPVTPATAVGFCIVVAGVALLERRVVAAELARLSS, from the coding sequence GTGTCCCTCGGTCGTTACCGAAACGCCGGCCTGTTCGTCCTTCTCGGGGTGCTGTTCGGCAGTTCCTTCGTGGCGATCAAGGCCGGTCTCGACGCCCTCCCGCCAGTCTTTTTCGCCGCCCTTCGGTTCGACGTGGCGGCACCGCTCCTGCTCGTCTACGCCGCCGTCCGCTACGACGACTGGGTGCCGCGGACCCGCCCCGACGTCGCGAGCCTCGTCGTCGGCGCCGTCACCATCGTCGCCGCCAACAACGGCCTGCTCTTTCTCGGCCAGCGGACGATCACGCCCGCCGCGGCGTCCGTGATGTACGGTCTCAACCCCCTCCTCTCGCCCGCGTTCGCGTTCTTGCTGCTCGGCCAGCGACTCGACGTGCGGGGCATCGTCGGCATCCTTCTCGGACTGGTCGGCGTCGTCGTCATCGTCCAGCCGTCCCCCGAGACGATCACGTCCGGATCGACGGTCGGCCAACTCTACGTCCTCGCCGCGGCGGCGGTCATCGCCCTCGGAAGCGTCCTCACGCGACGCATCGAGGCGACGATCGAGAGCATCCCGATGACCGCGTGGGCGATGGCCCTCGGTGCCGTCCTCCTCCACGCCTGGAGCCTCGCCATCGGCGAGTCGGTGGCGGGAACCGCCCCGACGCCGACGATCGTGGCGGCGATTCTCGTCGTCGCCATCCCCTCGACTGCGGCCGCGTATCCGATCTACTTCACGCTCATCCGTCGGATCGGGCCGGTCCGGACGAACCTCGTCGCGTACGTCGTCCCCATCGTCGCCGCGCTCACCGGGTGGCTCCTCCTCGGCGAACCCGTCACGCCCGCGACGGCCGTCGGCTTCTGTATCGTCGTCGCCGGCGTTGCCCTCCTCGAACGCCGGGTCGTCGCCGCCGAACTGGCGCGACTCTCGTCGTGA
- a CDS encoding DUF2237 family protein: MTSESTESNALGTDLEPCSTDPETGYLRDGCCRHLDSDRGRHEVCAVMTDAFLQFSKAQGNDLITPRPQLDFPGLDPGDRWCLCLGRWVEAVEEGVAPPVVLEATNEAVLEEIPFSTLLEHEYEG; encoded by the coding sequence ATGACCAGCGAGTCGACCGAATCGAACGCCCTCGGCACCGACCTCGAACCCTGCAGCACCGACCCCGAAACCGGCTACCTCCGCGATGGCTGCTGCCGTCACCTCGACTCCGACCGCGGCCGCCACGAAGTCTGTGCCGTGATGACCGACGCGTTCCTCCAGTTCTCGAAGGCGCAGGGTAACGACCTGATCACACCCCGACCGCAACTGGACTTCCCCGGTCTCGACCCCGGCGACCGCTGGTGTCTCTGTCTCGGTCGGTGGGTGGAGGCCGTGGAGGAGGGCGTCGCCCCGCCGGTCGTCCTCGAAGCGACCAACGAGGCGGTGTTGGAGGAGATACCCTTCTCGACGCTCCTCGAACACGAGTACGAGGGCTAG
- a CDS encoding PGF-CTERM sorting domain-containing protein has translation MPFDRPSTLRTVATVLVIVGVVAAVTGAGVAVDEPREQPADTSPPVRVYVSETLDISDVELTGGGTIGTDRTTFVATGGDGVFTVAPENANFGGVDPGSYDAESDADDDPELRVVRPRITEFEVRNERGVDVAGDTLDANDFEEVTITAEYNFEEADRLDVTVESPDGIDLAGNARITESGDSVTVDTRNPDPGTYRISVEGSDIEDGRASTTVTVAGAAAEPTATATATPTATPTATPTATPTPTATPTPTPTPTPTPAPTATPTPTPAPTVTPTETPTATATSTPTPTEGGGAGFGPVVAVLALLAVAVAGRRRD, from the coding sequence ATGCCCTTCGATCGACCCTCCACGCTCCGAACCGTCGCGACGGTGCTCGTGATCGTCGGCGTCGTCGCCGCCGTGACGGGCGCGGGCGTCGCAGTCGACGAACCGCGCGAGCAGCCGGCGGACACCAGCCCGCCCGTCCGCGTCTACGTCAGCGAGACGCTCGACATCTCGGACGTAGAACTCACCGGCGGCGGGACCATCGGCACGGACCGGACGACGTTCGTCGCCACCGGCGGCGACGGCGTGTTCACCGTCGCCCCGGAGAACGCGAATTTCGGCGGGGTCGACCCCGGGTCGTACGACGCCGAGAGCGACGCGGACGACGACCCCGAACTGCGCGTCGTCAGGCCGCGAATCACGGAGTTCGAAGTGCGCAACGAACGCGGCGTCGACGTCGCGGGCGACACCCTCGACGCGAACGACTTCGAGGAGGTGACGATCACGGCCGAGTACAACTTCGAGGAGGCCGACCGGCTGGACGTGACCGTCGAGAGTCCCGACGGGATCGACCTGGCGGGGAACGCCCGGATCACCGAGAGCGGCGACAGCGTCACGGTGGACACCCGGAATCCCGATCCCGGCACGTACCGGATCAGCGTCGAAGGGAGCGACATCGAGGACGGGCGCGCGTCCACGACGGTGACGGTCGCAGGGGCGGCCGCGGAGCCGACGGCGACGGCGACGGCGACCCCGACGGCCACCCCCACCGCGACCCCGACGGCAACACCCACGCCGACCGCGACCCCGACCCCGACCCCGACACCCACGCCGACACCCGCGCCGACGGCAACACCCACGCCGACACCCGCGCCGACGGTCACGCCCACCGAAACGCCGACGGCGACGGCGACCTCCACCCCCACCCCGACCGAGGGCGGCGGCGCCGGGTTCGGCCCCGTCGTCGCCGTGCTGGCGCTGTTGGCCGTGGCGGTGGCGGGTCGCAGGCGCGACTGA
- a CDS encoding HEAT repeat domain-containing protein, which translates to MTDGDDETDLPAETLDSRLDEAAEALDAAETEADLDAVEEQLDAIAEDLDAADLPAPDEDDEDAEDPGAELEDRLDSLREDLAAARGPYASDVTDAVADATATLTDTRWTETGEDEAAAAVESFVADVNETLDADLSGHDADALDAAAEAVDDAGLDPDEDAETIAALLEATDALEAGLEDAEEWDDLETHEKLQAQGYYDVLGHYKDFPPEWAALKEWEQRGNVEMVLLALDSFQSDFMERHCLEALTRMNDAAAFDAMHQRAGKRDKPGIKAIGKMGAEDAVETLLEYVDADSDPGLQKVTFKALGEIGSEEATGPLANKLVAENEQIRPYAARALGLIGDTRAIEPLADALADADTDETRAAAAWALRQIGTERALSVAADYADDRAYLVQHEASQAADALSVEPTA; encoded by the coding sequence ATGACCGACGGGGACGACGAGACCGACCTCCCAGCCGAGACCCTCGACTCCCGCCTCGACGAGGCGGCCGAGGCGCTCGACGCCGCCGAGACCGAAGCCGACCTCGACGCCGTCGAGGAGCAACTGGACGCCATCGCCGAGGACCTCGACGCCGCCGACCTCCCGGCCCCCGACGAGGACGACGAGGACGCCGAGGACCCCGGCGCGGAACTCGAAGACCGGCTCGACTCCCTCCGCGAGGATCTGGCGGCCGCCCGCGGCCCCTACGCCTCGGACGTGACCGACGCGGTGGCGGACGCGACGGCGACGCTCACCGACACCCGCTGGACCGAGACGGGCGAGGACGAGGCCGCCGCGGCCGTCGAATCCTTCGTCGCGGACGTGAACGAGACGCTCGATGCCGACCTCTCTGGGCACGACGCCGACGCTCTCGACGCCGCCGCCGAGGCCGTCGACGACGCCGGCCTCGACCCCGACGAGGACGCCGAAACCATCGCGGCGCTGCTGGAGGCGACCGACGCGCTCGAAGCCGGACTGGAGGACGCGGAGGAGTGGGACGACCTCGAAACCCACGAGAAGCTGCAGGCACAGGGCTACTACGACGTGCTCGGCCACTACAAGGACTTCCCGCCCGAGTGGGCCGCGCTCAAGGAGTGGGAGCAGCGCGGCAACGTCGAGATGGTGCTGCTCGCGCTCGACAGCTTCCAGTCGGACTTCATGGAACGGCACTGCCTCGAAGCCCTCACGCGCATGAACGACGCGGCGGCGTTCGACGCCATGCACCAGCGCGCGGGCAAGCGCGACAAGCCCGGGATCAAGGCGATCGGAAAGATGGGCGCCGAGGACGCCGTCGAGACGCTCTTGGAGTACGTCGACGCCGACTCCGACCCCGGCCTCCAGAAGGTGACGTTCAAGGCGCTCGGCGAAATCGGGAGCGAGGAGGCGACCGGACCGCTCGCCAACAAACTCGTCGCCGAGAACGAGCAGATTCGCCCCTACGCTGCCCGCGCGCTCGGCCTCATCGGCGACACGCGAGCCATCGAGCCGCTGGCGGACGCGCTGGCCGACGCCGACACCGACGAGACCCGCGCCGCGGCCGCGTGGGCGCTCCGACAGATCGGCACCGAACGCGCGCTCTCCGTGGCCGCCGACTACGCCGACGACCGGGCCTACCTCGTCCAGCACGAGGCGAGCCAGGCCGCCGACGCACTGTCGGTCGAACCGACCGCGTAG